In Microbacterium sp. AB, a single genomic region encodes these proteins:
- a CDS encoding glycosyltransferase family 2 protein, protein MIRPPLVTVIVPGWNIAEFAPAALDSLRAQTLVAWRALLVDDGSGDGTGAVFARYADLDDRFRLVPHGRRRGLGAARNTALDLVETPYLGFLDADDVMTPRALELLVGSLEESGSDLAVGAYVRLRPDGDGYLPGPVQPWVAEATSPRRTGVTLDGHPEATGNVVAWSKVSRTAFWRAHGLRFPEGVLYEDQAVAQRMYTLARAFDVLPDVVVQWRVRADGTSITQREADGDVFLACLEAMRDGLAVLAAHDPARRARAGQILRMDVPRLQTIADAHPDASLRSRLAAFAHEVQALASPV, encoded by the coding sequence GTGATCCGTCCGCCGCTCGTGACCGTCATCGTCCCGGGGTGGAACATCGCCGAGTTCGCGCCGGCGGCCCTGGACTCGCTGCGGGCGCAGACCCTCGTCGCCTGGCGCGCCCTCCTCGTCGACGACGGGTCCGGGGACGGCACGGGCGCGGTCTTCGCCCGCTACGCCGACCTCGACGATCGCTTCCGCCTCGTGCCGCACGGACGCCGGCGCGGGCTCGGAGCCGCCCGCAACACGGCGCTCGATCTCGTCGAGACCCCGTACCTGGGGTTCCTCGACGCCGACGACGTCATGACCCCTCGCGCCCTCGAGCTGCTCGTGGGCTCGCTCGAGGAGAGCGGCAGCGACCTCGCCGTCGGCGCGTACGTGCGCCTGCGTCCCGACGGGGACGGCTACCTTCCCGGCCCCGTGCAGCCCTGGGTCGCCGAGGCGACGAGCCCCCGCCGCACGGGCGTGACGCTCGACGGGCATCCCGAGGCGACCGGCAACGTCGTCGCCTGGTCGAAGGTCTCGCGCACGGCGTTCTGGCGCGCGCACGGTCTGCGCTTCCCGGAGGGCGTGCTGTACGAGGATCAGGCCGTCGCCCAGCGGATGTACACGCTGGCCCGGGCCTTCGACGTGCTCCCCGACGTCGTCGTGCAGTGGCGCGTCCGGGCGGACGGCACGTCGATCACGCAACGCGAGGCGGACGGCGACGTGTTCCTCGCGTGCCTCGAGGCCATGCGCGACGGCCTCGCCGTCCTCGCCGCGCACGATCCCGCGCGACGGGCGCGAGCGGGACAGATCCTCCGCATGGACGTCCCGCGGCTGCAGACGATCGCAGACGCCCATCCCGACGCGTCCCTGCGATCGCGCCTGGCCGCGTTCGCGCACGAGGTCCAGGCGCTCGCCTCCCCCGTCTGA
- a CDS encoding cysteine desulfurase family protein, whose protein sequence is MLYLDNAATTPVRAEVLEAMTPYLTDEFGNPSSRHTVGERAATALEDARGRVAAVLGMRRGDVVFTSGGTEANNLAVKGVSLAALESRGARHVVATPIEHESILASAAYLERFHGFDVTLVPVDGTGRVDPGGLAEAVRDDTAVVSVGLANNEIGTVQDAPALAAVAHERRVPFHLDAVQAAGWLPLRDTGADAIALAGHKLGAPKGTGVLAVRGRIPLEPLLHGGGQQRGRRSGTEPVADAVGFAVALELAESERAGRAEHVAAVRDGFVDRVLARVPSARLTGHPTARLPGTASFTFAGTSGEAVLLELERRGVVSSSGSACAAGSDEPSHVLVALGIPPELAQTSVRFTLPHTHRGSLDAVADAVADAVAAVR, encoded by the coding sequence ATGCTCTACCTGGACAACGCCGCCACGACGCCCGTCCGCGCCGAGGTGCTCGAGGCGATGACGCCGTACCTCACGGACGAGTTCGGGAACCCGTCGAGCCGTCACACGGTCGGCGAGCGTGCGGCGACGGCGCTTGAAGACGCACGGGGGCGCGTGGCGGCCGTGCTGGGGATGCGTCGCGGCGACGTCGTCTTCACCTCGGGCGGCACCGAGGCGAACAACCTGGCCGTCAAGGGCGTCTCGCTCGCCGCCCTGGAGTCCCGCGGCGCCCGGCACGTCGTCGCGACGCCGATCGAGCACGAGTCGATCCTCGCGTCCGCCGCGTATCTGGAGCGGTTCCACGGGTTCGACGTCACGCTCGTCCCCGTCGACGGGACGGGCCGGGTCGATCCCGGCGGCCTCGCGGAAGCCGTCCGCGACGACACGGCGGTCGTCTCCGTCGGCCTGGCCAACAACGAGATCGGAACGGTGCAGGACGCCCCGGCCCTCGCAGCCGTCGCGCACGAGCGTCGCGTGCCGTTCCACCTCGACGCGGTGCAGGCGGCGGGATGGCTGCCGCTGCGCGACACGGGCGCCGACGCCATCGCGCTCGCCGGGCACAAGCTGGGCGCGCCGAAGGGGACGGGCGTGCTCGCGGTGCGCGGGCGCATCCCGCTCGAGCCTCTGCTGCACGGCGGCGGGCAGCAGCGCGGCCGGCGCAGCGGCACGGAGCCCGTCGCCGACGCCGTGGGCTTCGCCGTCGCGCTCGAGCTGGCCGAGTCCGAGCGCGCCGGGCGCGCGGAGCACGTGGCCGCCGTCCGCGACGGGTTCGTCGACCGCGTCCTGGCCCGCGTGCCCTCCGCGCGCCTCACCGGCCATCCGACCGCGCGCCTCCCGGGCACCGCGAGCTTCACGTTCGCCGGGACGAGCGGCGAGGCCGTGCTGCTGGAGCTGGAACGCCGGGGCGTCGTGTCGTCCAGCGGCTCGGCGTGCGCCGCCGGGAGCGACGAGCCGTCGCATGTGCTCGTCGCGCTCGGCATCCCTCCGGAGCTCGCCCAGACGTCGGTGCGCTTCACGCTCCCCCACACGCACCGAGGCTCCCTCGACGCGGTCGCCGACGCCGTGGCCGACGCGGTCGCAGCCGTCCGATGA
- the nadC gene encoding carboxylating nicotinate-nucleotide diphosphorylase, with amino-acid sequence MLTRAVVDAAVRAALAEDAPWGDVTSAALIPADATATASLVAREPGVFSGGDVFAAAFRLTDPRISVDALVDDGTRFATGSVLATVAGPAIGILTAERIGLNFAQRMSGVATLTARFVAETAGTHARIVDTRKTTPGLRAFERHAVRSGGGFNHRHSLSDAVMAKDNHLAVLTAGGRDLTTALREAIARLPHTTHVEVEVDGLDQIEPVIAAGVHTIMLDNFALGDLRRGVAVVAGRAVVEASGGVDLETVRAVAGTGVDVVSVGALTHSAPAIDLGLDVRVG; translated from the coding sequence GTGCTGACCCGGGCCGTCGTCGACGCCGCGGTGCGCGCCGCCCTCGCCGAGGACGCGCCCTGGGGCGACGTCACGAGCGCCGCGCTCATCCCCGCGGACGCGACCGCGACGGCGTCTCTGGTCGCCCGCGAGCCCGGGGTGTTCAGCGGCGGCGACGTGTTCGCGGCGGCGTTCCGGCTGACCGATCCGCGCATCTCGGTCGACGCGCTCGTCGACGACGGCACGCGGTTCGCCACCGGATCCGTCCTCGCGACGGTCGCGGGGCCTGCCATCGGCATCCTCACCGCCGAGCGGATCGGGCTGAACTTCGCGCAGCGGATGAGCGGCGTCGCGACGCTCACCGCCCGGTTCGTCGCGGAGACGGCCGGCACCCATGCGCGCATCGTCGACACGAGGAAGACGACGCCGGGCCTGCGCGCGTTCGAGCGTCACGCCGTGCGATCCGGCGGCGGCTTCAATCACCGCCACTCGCTGTCGGACGCGGTCATGGCCAAGGACAACCACCTCGCCGTGCTCACCGCAGGAGGCCGCGACCTGACGACGGCGCTGCGCGAGGCCATCGCGCGGCTGCCGCACACGACGCACGTCGAGGTCGAGGTCGACGGCCTCGACCAGATCGAGCCCGTGATCGCGGCCGGCGTCCACACGATCATGCTCGACAACTTCGCCCTCGGCGACCTGCGGCGCGGCGTCGCCGTCGTCGCGGGCCGAGCCGTGGTGGAGGCGTCGGGCGGCGTCGACCTCGAGACCGTGCGCGCCGTCGCCGGGACCGGCGTCGACGTCGTCTCCGTGGGCGCGCTCACCCACTCGGCGCCCGCGATCGACCTCGGCCTCGACGTCCGCGTCGGCTGA
- the nadB gene encoding L-aspartate oxidase: protein MTTAIVAGSGVAGLTTALHAARAGVDVALVTKGAVSDSTTRCAQGGIAAALFDDDRVEDHLADTLSAGAGLGDGPAAEVLVTEGPQRVRDLIALGVAFDRDGDGRLRRGLEAAHSSPRILHAGGDATGRAIEDALVSAVRAAGVRIVEHAFLVDLVGEDDGIGGARVLVDGGVRTLSADAVVLATGGAGQLYARTTNPLVATADGIAAALRAGAAVSDLEFVQFHPTVLAAGAPFLVSEAVRGEGAVLIDDDGRRFAFDEHPDGELAPRDVVARSIARRMASQGGRPVHLDATALGRDLLEERFPTVSAAMRERGIDWARDPVPVAPAAHYLMGGVATDVDGRTTLPGLYAVGECARTGVHGANRLASNSLLEGAVFGARAAAAIASGVRGASRTAARGGRTGAAAAGSGPATRIGGTSASAGPRFSRQALQRLMWEHVGLVRDDAGLAHAASVIAGWLSRAPAPRSVRAHEDVSLLTVAHETTRAALARTTSVGAHFRADARPLRAAAAELAAAGTR, encoded by the coding sequence ATGACGACCGCGATCGTCGCGGGCAGCGGCGTCGCGGGCCTCACGACCGCCCTGCACGCCGCCCGCGCGGGGGTCGACGTCGCGCTCGTCACGAAGGGCGCCGTCTCCGACTCCACCACACGCTGCGCGCAGGGCGGGATCGCCGCCGCGCTCTTCGACGACGACCGCGTCGAGGACCACCTCGCCGACACCCTGTCGGCGGGAGCGGGACTGGGCGACGGCCCGGCCGCGGAGGTGCTCGTCACGGAGGGGCCGCAGAGGGTGCGCGACCTCATCGCGCTCGGCGTCGCCTTCGACCGGGACGGCGACGGCCGGCTGCGCCGCGGCCTCGAGGCAGCGCACTCGTCGCCGCGCATCCTGCACGCGGGAGGGGATGCGACGGGCCGCGCGATCGAGGACGCGCTCGTCTCGGCCGTGCGGGCGGCGGGGGTCCGGATCGTCGAGCACGCGTTCCTCGTCGACCTCGTGGGCGAGGACGACGGGATCGGAGGCGCTCGCGTGCTCGTCGACGGCGGGGTCCGGACGCTCAGCGCGGATGCCGTGGTGCTGGCCACGGGCGGCGCGGGCCAGCTCTACGCGCGGACGACGAACCCCCTCGTCGCCACCGCCGATGGCATCGCGGCGGCGCTGCGGGCGGGCGCCGCGGTGTCCGACCTCGAGTTCGTGCAGTTCCATCCGACCGTGCTCGCGGCCGGCGCGCCGTTCCTCGTGTCGGAGGCCGTCCGCGGAGAGGGCGCGGTCCTCATCGACGACGACGGCCGCCGGTTCGCCTTCGACGAGCATCCCGACGGCGAGCTCGCTCCGCGCGACGTCGTCGCGCGGAGCATCGCGCGGCGGATGGCGTCGCAGGGAGGACGTCCCGTGCACCTCGACGCCACCGCGCTCGGGAGAGACCTGCTCGAGGAGCGCTTCCCGACCGTCTCCGCGGCGATGCGCGAGCGCGGCATCGACTGGGCGCGGGACCCCGTCCCCGTCGCGCCGGCCGCGCACTACCTCATGGGCGGGGTCGCGACCGACGTCGACGGACGCACGACCCTCCCCGGTCTGTACGCGGTCGGCGAGTGCGCGCGCACGGGGGTGCACGGCGCCAACCGCCTCGCCTCGAACTCCCTGCTCGAAGGCGCCGTGTTCGGCGCGCGCGCCGCCGCCGCGATCGCCTCGGGGGTGCGCGGAGCATCGCGCACCGCAGCGCGGGGCGGGAGGACCGGCGCAGCAGCGGCCGGATCCGGGCCCGCCACGCGCATCGGCGGGACGTCCGCATCGGCCGGGCCGAGGTTCTCCCGCCAGGCGCTGCAGCGGCTCATGTGGGAGCACGTCGGGCTCGTGCGCGACGACGCGGGCCTCGCGCACGCCGCGTCCGTGATCGCAGGATGGCTGTCCCGGGCTCCCGCTCCCCGGAGCGTCCGCGCGCACGAGGACGTGAGCCTCCTCACGGTGGCGCACGAGACGACACGGGCCGCACTCGCCCGCACGACGTCCGTCGGCGCGCACTTCCGCGCCGACGCCCGCCCTCTTCGCGCGGCGGCCGCCGAGCTCGCCGCGGCCGGGACACGATGA
- the nadA gene encoding quinolinate synthase NadA: MTATALVLRPHPVDPSVDHEIQAIAAGAASGSTCSTELAAGPWSFDDAPGYGPGASMGDVIPAGAPRQGDLPRAYREAPEAELHDRIRAAKSALGDRVVVLGHFYQRDEVVQHADHVGDSFQLANAAKAHPEAEAIVFCGVHFMAETADLLSGPEQAVILPNLAAGCSMADMADIDQVEECWEQLEDVLGPLDDADADGRVPVVPVTYMNSSAAIKGFVGRHGGIVCTSSNARTVLERAFARGRRVLFFPDQHLGRNTAKAMGVPLDRMPMWNPRKALGGSTADDLRDAQVVLWHGFCSVHRRFTVGQIDRARAEHPGVRVVVHPECPTEVVDAADEAGSTDHIRRAIEAATEPTTFAIGTEVNLVRRLAALHPQHTIFCLDPVVCPCSTMYRIHPGYLAWVLEELVAGRVVNRIAVDADVAAPARIALERMLAAKPGGTVREDVREDVRA; encoded by the coding sequence TTGACCGCGACAGCGCTCGTCCTCCGTCCCCACCCCGTCGACCCCAGCGTCGATCACGAGATCCAGGCGATCGCCGCCGGCGCCGCGAGCGGCTCGACATGCTCGACCGAGCTCGCCGCGGGCCCGTGGAGCTTCGACGACGCCCCCGGCTACGGCCCCGGCGCCTCGATGGGCGACGTCATCCCGGCCGGCGCGCCGCGTCAGGGAGACCTCCCCCGCGCGTATCGCGAGGCGCCGGAGGCGGAGCTGCACGACCGCATCCGCGCGGCGAAGAGCGCGCTCGGCGACCGCGTCGTCGTGCTCGGCCACTTCTACCAGCGAGACGAGGTCGTCCAGCACGCCGACCATGTGGGCGACTCCTTCCAGCTCGCGAACGCCGCGAAGGCGCATCCCGAGGCCGAGGCGATCGTCTTCTGCGGCGTGCACTTCATGGCTGAGACCGCCGACCTGCTCTCCGGGCCGGAACAGGCCGTGATCCTCCCGAACCTCGCCGCGGGCTGCTCCATGGCCGACATGGCGGACATCGATCAGGTCGAGGAGTGCTGGGAGCAGCTGGAGGACGTCCTCGGGCCGCTCGACGACGCCGACGCCGACGGACGGGTCCCGGTCGTGCCCGTGACCTACATGAACTCCTCCGCGGCGATCAAGGGCTTCGTCGGCCGGCACGGCGGCATCGTGTGCACGTCGTCGAACGCCCGCACGGTCCTGGAGCGGGCGTTCGCCCGCGGCCGGCGCGTGCTGTTCTTCCCCGACCAGCACCTCGGGCGCAACACGGCGAAGGCCATGGGCGTGCCGCTCGACCGGATGCCGATGTGGAACCCCCGCAAGGCGCTGGGCGGTTCGACCGCCGACGACCTGCGCGATGCACAGGTCGTCCTGTGGCACGGGTTCTGCTCCGTGCACCGGCGGTTCACGGTCGGCCAGATCGACCGGGCCCGCGCCGAGCACCCGGGCGTCCGCGTGGTCGTGCATCCCGAATGCCCGACGGAGGTCGTCGACGCGGCCGACGAGGCGGGCTCGACCGACCACATCCGCAGGGCGATCGAGGCCGCGACGGAGCCGACGACGTTCGCGATCGGCACCGAGGTCAACCTCGTCCGACGCCTCGCCGCCCTGCACCCGCAGCACACGATCTTCTGCCTCGACCCGGTCGTGTGCCCGTGCTCGACGATGTACCGGATCCACCCCGGCTATCTCGCCTGGGTGCTCGAGGAGCTCGTCGCGGGCCGGGTCGTGAACCGCATCGCCGTCGACGCCGACGTGGCCGCCCCTGCGCGCATCGCCCTCGAGCGGATGCTCGCGGCGAAGCCGGGCGGCACCGTGCGGGAGGACGTGCGCGAGGACGTGCGGGCATGA
- a CDS encoding NUDIX hydrolase translates to MIPLVRRTRDPFDGSWALPGGWLDEAEGLDDAAARTLAETTALSPSYLEQLYAFGDVDRSPARVVSVVYWALLRSDLVDAQRAADDAPENVEWFDVDDLPALAFDHNRIVDYAVWRLRNKVGYSRIAHGLLPDEFTLSELREVYEAVLGRRLDPSNFRRLLEGSEALIPTESFRTGKHRPARLFRYNSEVELADRGPGFPG, encoded by the coding sequence ATGATCCCCCTCGTCCGGCGCACACGCGATCCGTTCGACGGGTCGTGGGCGCTCCCGGGCGGATGGCTCGACGAGGCGGAGGGGCTCGACGACGCCGCGGCGCGCACGCTCGCGGAGACGACCGCGCTGAGCCCCAGCTATCTCGAGCAGCTCTACGCGTTCGGGGACGTCGACCGCTCCCCGGCCCGCGTCGTGTCGGTCGTGTACTGGGCACTTCTGCGCTCCGATCTCGTCGACGCGCAGCGCGCGGCCGACGACGCCCCCGAGAACGTCGAGTGGTTCGACGTCGACGACCTGCCCGCGCTCGCCTTCGACCACAACCGCATCGTCGACTACGCGGTGTGGCGGCTGCGGAACAAGGTCGGCTACAGCCGCATCGCGCACGGCCTGCTGCCGGACGAGTTCACCCTCTCGGAACTGCGGGAGGTGTACGAGGCCGTGCTCGGGCGACGCCTCGATCCGTCGAACTTCCGCCGCCTGCTCGAGGGGTCGGAGGCGCTCATCCCCACGGAGTCGTTCCGGACGGGAAAGCATCGCCCCGCGCGCCTCTTCCGGTACAACTCCGAGGTCGAGCTCGCCGACCGCGGCCCCGGCTTCCCCGGCTGA
- the thiM gene encoding hydroxyethylthiazole kinase produces MDDARLSESGPPEGTDSEPGAVIELLRETAPLVQCVTNAVVVNFTANALLAVGASPVMADVPGEAGECVGAASALLVNLGTPSGEQREAMLEAAEAADASGTPWVLDPVGVGALGLRTAFAQRLIALRPTVVRGNASEILALTGSGAGGRGVDAADTVDAAIDAAVALSARTGSVVAVSGEVDAVVDGDRVVRVAGGSALLTRVTGGGCSLGAVVAAAVAAAGSGRAGSVTAHALYAVASERAAARAEGPGSFAVAFLDALAAATPDDLSAHAPRIAAAPPGDEARGGGA; encoded by the coding sequence ATGGATGACGCACGCCTGTCGGAGTCCGGCCCGCCGGAGGGCACCGACTCCGAGCCGGGAGCCGTGATCGAGCTGCTGCGCGAGACCGCGCCGCTCGTGCAATGCGTGACCAATGCGGTGGTGGTCAACTTCACGGCGAACGCCCTGCTCGCCGTCGGGGCCTCGCCGGTGATGGCGGACGTCCCCGGCGAGGCGGGCGAGTGCGTGGGGGCCGCATCGGCACTGCTCGTGAACCTCGGCACGCCGTCCGGCGAGCAGCGGGAGGCGATGCTCGAGGCCGCGGAGGCGGCCGACGCATCCGGCACGCCCTGGGTGCTCGACCCCGTCGGCGTCGGCGCGCTCGGGCTGCGGACGGCGTTCGCGCAGCGGCTCATCGCGCTGCGGCCGACCGTCGTCCGCGGCAACGCATCGGAGATCCTCGCGCTGACGGGATCGGGCGCCGGAGGGCGAGGCGTCGACGCCGCCGACACGGTCGACGCCGCCATCGACGCCGCCGTCGCGCTCTCGGCCCGCACCGGATCGGTCGTCGCGGTCTCGGGAGAGGTCGACGCCGTCGTCGACGGGGACCGCGTCGTGCGGGTGGCCGGGGGCAGCGCGCTCCTCACGAGGGTCACCGGGGGCGGATGCTCCCTCGGCGCCGTCGTCGCGGCCGCTGTCGCCGCCGCGGGCTCCGGGCGGGCGGGGTCCGTCACCGCCCACGCGCTCTACGCCGTCGCCTCCGAGCGTGCGGCGGCCCGCGCCGAGGGCCCGGGGAGCTTCGCCGTCGCGTTCCTCGACGCGCTCGCCGCGGCGACCCCGGACGACCTGTCCGCTCACGCGCCGCGCATCGCCGCCGCCCCTCCCGGCGACGAGGCGAGGGGCGGCGGCGCATGA
- the thiE gene encoding thiamine phosphate synthase → MTRPPVDLSVYLVADAATISGRSVADVVAAAVDGGASAVQVRGKDLSASELLAVVEACSAHTAGRAALLVNDRVDVYLAARAAGTPVDGVHIGQDDVPADEARDAVGDEAIIGLSASLPEHLEALRAGPSGAVDYLGVGAVRPTPTKRDHPAPLGWEGFSAFARRADGIPCVAIGGVGPGDAVPARRAGAAGIAVVRAICSADDPAAAAAALRAEWEHAR, encoded by the coding sequence ATGACCCGGCCTCCCGTCGACCTGTCCGTCTACCTCGTCGCGGACGCCGCGACGATCTCCGGCCGATCGGTGGCCGACGTCGTCGCCGCGGCGGTGGACGGCGGCGCCTCGGCCGTGCAGGTGCGCGGCAAGGACCTCTCCGCGTCCGAGCTGCTCGCCGTCGTCGAGGCCTGTTCGGCGCACACCGCGGGGCGCGCCGCGCTGCTCGTCAACGACCGGGTGGACGTCTACCTCGCCGCGCGCGCCGCGGGGACGCCGGTCGACGGCGTGCACATCGGCCAGGACGACGTCCCCGCCGACGAGGCACGGGACGCCGTCGGGGACGAGGCGATCATCGGGCTCAGCGCGAGCCTTCCGGAGCACCTCGAAGCACTGCGCGCCGGCCCGTCGGGCGCGGTCGACTATCTGGGCGTCGGAGCCGTCCGGCCGACGCCGACGAAGAGGGACCATCCGGCTCCGCTCGGCTGGGAGGGGTTCTCCGCCTTCGCGAGGCGGGCGGACGGGATCCCGTGCGTGGCGATCGGCGGCGTCGGCCCGGGAGACGCCGTCCCTGCGCGCCGCGCGGGCGCCGCGGGGATCGCCGTGGTCCGCGCCATCTGCTCCGCCGATGACCCGGCGGCTGCGGCGGCGGCACTGCGCGCCGAATGGGAGCACGCGCGATGA
- the thiD gene encoding bifunctional hydroxymethylpyrimidine kinase/phosphomethylpyrimidine kinase, with protein MTHVPNVLSIAGSDPSGGAGIQADLKSIMACGGYGMAAITSLTAQNTHGVSGVHVPPAAFLREQLDAVAADVRIDAVKIGMLGTAEVVETVTAWLRSLGTRPVVVLDPVMAATSGDSLLEAGAGRALLGLLPLVDVVTPNVPELAALGGEPVAHTWPDVLDRARALAAAQGVLVLAKGGHLDGPECPDALVGVSGVVAEFGGRRIDTADTHGTGCSLSAALATLRARTDDWGWATRLARDWVRGAIDAAASLDVGQPGGHGPLHHGSALWAGAGVPRREAELDAWWEDISDLRESIDDVWFVRALADGTLSQEDFAHYLAQDSLYLRAYSRVLNGAGELAPTLDEQVFWTRSAHTCLATELSLHRSRLAGDEPTPSRETTAYLDHLRSAAGSGEYRTLVAAVLPCFWLYQDIGARLAAASRPGHPYDDWLATYSSDAFELSVREAIRWAQRAARAAGDDELRRMRAAFEASARHELAFFAQNGASATGHPGYHRDHN; from the coding sequence ATGACGCACGTGCCGAACGTGCTCTCGATCGCCGGATCCGACCCGTCGGGAGGCGCCGGCATCCAGGCCGACCTCAAATCGATCATGGCCTGCGGCGGCTACGGGATGGCGGCGATCACGTCGCTCACGGCACAGAACACGCACGGCGTGTCCGGGGTGCACGTGCCTCCCGCGGCGTTCCTGCGCGAGCAGCTCGATGCCGTGGCCGCCGACGTGCGCATCGACGCGGTCAAGATCGGGATGCTCGGCACGGCCGAGGTCGTCGAGACGGTGACGGCGTGGCTGCGATCGCTCGGGACCCGTCCGGTCGTCGTGCTCGATCCCGTCATGGCCGCCACGAGCGGCGACAGTCTCCTCGAGGCGGGGGCGGGACGCGCGCTCCTCGGCCTCCTCCCTCTCGTCGACGTCGTGACGCCCAACGTGCCCGAGCTGGCGGCGCTGGGAGGGGAGCCCGTCGCGCACACCTGGCCGGACGTGCTCGACCGGGCACGGGCGCTCGCCGCGGCTCAGGGCGTGCTCGTGCTCGCGAAGGGCGGTCACCTCGACGGTCCGGAGTGCCCCGACGCCCTCGTGGGCGTGTCGGGCGTCGTCGCGGAGTTCGGGGGCCGGCGCATCGACACCGCGGACACGCACGGCACGGGATGCTCGCTCTCGGCCGCTCTCGCGACGCTGCGTGCGCGCACGGACGACTGGGGCTGGGCGACGCGTCTCGCCCGCGACTGGGTGCGCGGCGCGATCGACGCCGCGGCGTCCCTCGACGTGGGGCAGCCGGGCGGGCACGGCCCGCTGCATCACGGCTCTGCGCTCTGGGCGGGGGCCGGCGTTCCGCGTCGCGAGGCGGAGCTCGACGCCTGGTGGGAGGACATCTCCGACCTCCGCGAGAGCATCGACGACGTGTGGTTCGTCCGGGCGCTCGCCGACGGCACGCTCTCGCAGGAGGACTTCGCGCACTATCTCGCCCAGGACTCCCTGTACCTGCGCGCCTACTCCCGCGTGCTGAACGGGGCGGGCGAGCTCGCCCCGACGCTCGACGAGCAGGTGTTCTGGACGCGGTCGGCCCACACGTGTCTTGCGACCGAGCTCTCGCTGCACCGGTCGCGGCTCGCCGGCGACGAGCCGACCCCCTCCCGGGAGACGACGGCGTACCTGGACCATCTGCGCTCCGCGGCGGGCTCGGGCGAGTACCGGACGCTCGTCGCCGCGGTGCTTCCCTGCTTCTGGCTGTACCAGGACATCGGCGCACGGCTCGCCGCGGCGAGCCGTCCCGGCCATCCCTACGACGACTGGCTCGCGACGTACTCGTCCGACGCGTTCGAGCTCTCCGTGCGCGAGGCGATCCGGTGGGCGCAGCGGGCCGCGCGCGCAGCGGGAGACGACGAGCTGCGGCGCATGCGCGCCGCCTTCGAAGCGTCCGCACGCCACGAGCTGGCCTTCTTCGCGCAGAATGGCGCATCGGCGACAGGCCATCCCGGCTATCATCGAGACCACAACTGA